In the Caballeronia sp. LZ062 genome, one interval contains:
- a CDS encoding polyhydroxyalkanoate depolymerase yields MLYQIHEFQRALLSPLTAWAQAASKSFVNPASPLAYVPGSTRLAAGYELLYRLGKDYEKPEFNIHQIVKDGHNIPIVEQTVIEKPFCRLLRFKRFADDSATVTKLKDEPIVLVCAPLSGHHSTLLRDTVGTLLQDHKVYITDWLDARMVPVDNGAFHLDDYIEYIQEFIRHIGAKDLHVISVCQPTVPVLAAISLMASRGEDTPRTMTMMGGPIDARRSPTSVNSLASEHSYEWFENNVIYTVPANYPGVGRKVYPGFLQHAGFVAMNPERHLTAHWDFYQNLLRGDDDDAEQHRRFYDEYNAVLDMAAEYYLETIRIVFQEFRLAEGTWDVNGERVRPQDITHTALFTIEGELDDISGDGQTRAAHDLCTGIPQKHKRHFTAEKAGHYGIFSGRRWRTMVYPQLREFILEHDKSPKTEAVPA; encoded by the coding sequence ATGCTCTATCAAATCCACGAATTTCAGCGGGCCCTGTTGTCTCCTCTCACGGCATGGGCCCAGGCCGCCTCGAAGTCGTTCGTGAATCCGGCCAGCCCCCTCGCCTACGTTCCCGGCTCCACGCGCCTCGCCGCCGGATACGAGCTGCTCTACCGGCTGGGGAAGGACTACGAGAAACCGGAGTTCAACATCCATCAGATCGTCAAGGACGGCCACAACATTCCGATCGTCGAGCAGACGGTGATCGAGAAGCCGTTTTGCCGGCTGCTGCGCTTCAAACGCTTCGCCGATGACAGCGCGACCGTCACGAAGCTGAAGGACGAGCCGATCGTGCTCGTGTGCGCGCCGCTCTCCGGGCATCACTCGACGCTTTTGCGCGACACCGTCGGCACGCTGTTGCAGGACCACAAGGTCTATATCACCGACTGGCTGGACGCGCGCATGGTGCCGGTCGATAACGGCGCGTTCCATCTGGACGATTACATCGAATATATTCAGGAGTTCATCCGCCATATCGGCGCGAAAGACCTGCACGTGATTTCGGTATGTCAGCCGACGGTGCCGGTGCTCGCCGCCATTTCACTCATGGCGAGCCGCGGCGAAGACACGCCCCGCACGATGACCATGATGGGCGGCCCGATCGACGCACGTCGTAGTCCGACATCGGTGAATTCGCTTGCGAGCGAGCACTCGTATGAATGGTTCGAGAACAACGTCATCTACACGGTGCCGGCGAATTATCCCGGCGTCGGGCGCAAGGTGTACCCGGGCTTTCTGCAGCATGCGGGCTTCGTCGCGATGAACCCGGAGCGGCATCTCACGGCCCATTGGGACTTCTATCAAAACCTGCTGCGCGGTGACGACGACGATGCCGAGCAGCATCGCCGCTTCTACGACGAGTACAACGCCGTGCTCGACATGGCCGCCGAGTATTACCTCGAGACCATTCGCATCGTGTTTCAGGAGTTTCGACTTGCCGAAGGCACGTGGGACGTGAACGGCGAGCGCGTGCGCCCGCAGGACATCACGCATACGGCGCTCTTCACCATCGAAGGCGAGCTCGACGATATTTCCGGCGACGGCCAGACGCGCGCCGCTCATGACCTGTGCACGGGCATTCCGCAGAAACACAAGCGCCATTTTACGGCCGAGAAAGCCGGACACTACGGCATTTTCTCGGGTCGCCGCTGGCGCACGATGGTGTATCCGCAACTGCGCGAGTTCATCCTCGAACACGACAAGTCGCCGAAGACGGAAGCGGTTCCCGCCTGA
- a CDS encoding TetR/AcrR family transcriptional regulator yields the protein MNQPKIKRDPEGTRRRILLAAAEEFAAGGLFGARVDQIARRAETNERMLYYYFGSKEQLFTAVLEHALSALVEAEGTLDLEGLAPIEAMTRLAHFVWDYYRDHPELLRLINNENLHEARYIKGSKHMREVISPVVATLTNILERGQKAGLFRTDVDPLKFYITLSGLGYYIVSNRFTLQVSFGVDFSEPVQREQMVKMNTELLLAYLTRR from the coding sequence ATGAATCAGCCGAAAATCAAAAGAGATCCTGAAGGGACACGCCGCCGTATCCTGCTTGCCGCCGCGGAAGAATTCGCAGCCGGCGGCCTGTTTGGCGCACGTGTGGATCAAATCGCCCGGCGGGCAGAGACCAATGAGCGCATGCTGTACTACTACTTCGGTAGTAAAGAGCAGCTTTTTACAGCGGTGCTCGAACATGCGCTCTCAGCACTCGTCGAGGCAGAGGGCACGCTCGATCTCGAAGGCCTCGCCCCTATCGAGGCCATGACGCGCCTCGCGCATTTCGTTTGGGATTACTACCGTGACCACCCCGAATTGCTGCGGTTGATCAATAACGAAAATCTGCACGAGGCGAGATATATCAAGGGATCGAAACACATGCGCGAGGTGATTTCGCCGGTGGTTGCGACGCTCACGAACATACTGGAACGCGGACAGAAGGCCGGACTGTTTCGCACCGACGTCGATCCCCTGAAGTTTTATATCACGCTGTCGGGCCTGGGTTATTACATCGTATCGAATCGTTTCACGCTTCAGGTGAGCTTCGGCGTCGACTTCAGCGAACCCGTGCAGCGTGAACAAATGGTGAAGATGAATACAGAGCTGCTGCTTGCCTATTTGACGCGCCGCTGA
- the rsxB gene encoding electron transport complex subunit RsxB, translating to MTVTVSKTLAERIEDLLPQTQCTKCGYPACRPYADAIAAGEAGYNQCPPGGQEGVARLAALLGKPEIALDTTHGVERPRPLAVIDENLCIGCTLCMQACPVDAIAGAAKQMHTVIDALCTGCDLCVPPCPVDCITMIPVTGDATGWDAWSQQQADAARTRHDRRVARLAQERRQAEAKASARQASRAAQANVAEAATAPTASTDDPEAKKRAIIQAALERARKKKEEMTKLGAGPKNTERVSPAVQAQIDAAEARRKRLGLVPDQGDENGHSNVSDSDTTR from the coding sequence GTGACCGTAACCGTTTCAAAGACGCTCGCCGAGCGCATCGAAGACCTGCTGCCGCAAACGCAATGCACGAAGTGCGGCTATCCGGCCTGCCGCCCCTACGCCGACGCCATCGCCGCGGGCGAGGCCGGCTATAACCAGTGCCCGCCGGGCGGCCAGGAAGGCGTCGCGCGGCTGGCGGCGCTGCTAGGCAAGCCGGAGATTGCGCTCGATACGACGCACGGTGTCGAGCGGCCACGGCCGCTCGCGGTCATCGACGAGAACCTGTGCATCGGCTGCACGCTGTGCATGCAGGCGTGTCCGGTCGATGCCATCGCGGGCGCGGCCAAGCAGATGCATACGGTCATCGACGCGCTGTGCACGGGATGCGACTTGTGCGTGCCGCCCTGCCCCGTCGATTGCATCACGATGATTCCCGTCACGGGCGATGCCACCGGCTGGGACGCGTGGAGCCAGCAGCAGGCCGATGCAGCGCGCACGCGGCACGACCGGCGCGTCGCGCGCCTCGCGCAGGAGCGGCGTCAAGCCGAAGCGAAAGCGTCCGCGCGGCAGGCGTCGCGCGCGGCGCAGGCAAACGTCGCAGAAGCGGCCACCGCCCCGACTGCATCGACTGACGACCCCGAAGCGAAGAAGCGCGCCATCATCCAGGCCGCGCTCGAACGTGCGCGCAAGAAGAAGGAAGAGATGACGAAGCTCGGCGCAGGCCCGAAAAACACCGAACGCGTCAGCCCCGCCGTGCAGGCGCAGATCGACGCCGCCGAAGCGCGGCGCAAGCGCCTCGGTCTCGTGCCGGATCAAGGCGACGAGAACGGCCATTCGAACGTTAGCGATTCGGACACGACACGATGA
- the nth gene encoding endonuclease III: MNAKKRRAIFETLQSIDPHPKTELEYTTPFELLIAVMLSAQATDVSVNKAMRKMFPVANTPEKVLALGEEGVTDYIRTIGLYRTKAKNVIATCRMLVEQYGGTVPDNREALEGLPGVGRKTANVVLNVAFGQPTIAVDTHIFRVANRTGIAQGKDVRAVEAALEKNVPKEFLQDAHHWLILHGRYVCKARVPECWHCAIEPLCEYRPKTPPPAE; this comes from the coding sequence ATGAACGCGAAGAAGCGCCGCGCGATCTTCGAGACGCTGCAAAGCATCGATCCGCATCCGAAGACCGAACTCGAATACACGACTCCGTTCGAACTGCTGATTGCCGTGATGCTATCGGCGCAGGCCACCGATGTATCCGTCAACAAGGCCATGCGCAAGATGTTTCCGGTGGCGAATACGCCCGAGAAAGTGCTCGCGCTCGGCGAAGAAGGCGTCACCGATTACATTCGCACGATCGGGCTTTACAGGACGAAGGCGAAGAACGTGATCGCGACGTGCCGGATGCTCGTCGAGCAATACGGCGGCACGGTGCCTGACAATCGCGAGGCGCTCGAAGGCCTGCCCGGTGTCGGACGGAAGACAGCGAACGTCGTGCTGAACGTTGCGTTCGGGCAACCGACCATTGCGGTCGACACGCATATCTTCCGCGTCGCGAACCGCACGGGCATCGCGCAGGGCAAGGACGTGCGCGCCGTGGAAGCGGCGCTCGAGAAGAACGTGCCAAAAGAATTCCTTCAGGACGCGCATCACTGGCTGATTCTGCACGGCCGGTATGTCTGCAAGGCGCGCGTGCCGGAATGCTGGCATTGCGCGATCGAGCCGCTGTGCGAGTATCGTCCGAAGACGCCGCCGCCTGCGGAATGA
- a CDS encoding DUF1841 family protein has translation MFNPSRDEVRQFFTETWRKESAGEILTPLESMAADWIREHPEYQAELADPDARQADYSPDAGRTNPFLHLSMHLAISEQLSIDQPPGIRRAHDRLVARLGSPHDAQHAIMECLGQVIWEAQRSNTPPDTDAYLALIERRASRD, from the coding sequence ATGTTCAACCCTAGCCGCGACGAAGTCCGCCAGTTTTTCACCGAGACGTGGCGCAAGGAAAGCGCCGGCGAGATCCTGACGCCGCTCGAAAGCATGGCCGCTGACTGGATCCGCGAGCATCCCGAATATCAGGCGGAACTCGCCGACCCCGACGCTCGGCAGGCCGACTATTCGCCGGATGCGGGCCGCACCAATCCGTTCCTGCATCTGTCGATGCACCTCGCCATCAGCGAGCAGTTGTCGATCGATCAGCCACCCGGCATTCGCCGCGCGCACGATCGCCTGGTTGCGCGGCTCGGCTCGCCGCACGACGCGCAGCACGCGATCATGGAATGCCTCGGTCAGGTGATCTGGGAAGCGCAGCGCAGCAACACGCCGCCGGACACGGACGCGTATCTCGCGCTCATCGAGCGCCGCGCGTCGCGCGACTGA
- a CDS encoding c-type cytochrome, with product MKPSQAQSQAPSHALRFSFKAACAAAALVGSAAFSTAHAADAGNGKVLSESHNCAACHGPGLNKPVSGEYPKLAGQHATYIYWALRQYQMGNGNQNFGRNNAIMAAQVQNLSQSDLKDIAAYIESLDGSLVLKK from the coding sequence ATGAAGCCCTCTCAGGCACAGTCTCAGGCACCGTCTCACGCACTTCGATTCAGTTTCAAGGCCGCATGCGCCGCCGCCGCGCTCGTCGGCTCGGCGGCGTTTAGCACGGCGCACGCAGCGGATGCGGGCAACGGCAAGGTGCTTTCCGAAAGCCATAACTGCGCGGCTTGCCACGGTCCCGGTCTCAACAAGCCGGTGAGCGGCGAATATCCGAAGCTAGCGGGCCAGCACGCGACCTACATTTACTGGGCGCTGCGTCAGTATCAGATGGGCAACGGCAACCAGAACTTCGGGCGCAACAACGCGATCATGGCCGCGCAGGTGCAGAACCTGTCGCAGAGCGATCTGAAGGACATCGCCGCGTATATCGAATCACTGGATGGCAGTCTCGTGCTCAAGAAGTAA
- a CDS encoding c-type cytochrome, producing the protein MNYFVGKLAVIAVLSGLAGFATQASADVVGNAKAAEGKVAMCIGCHGIPGYRTAYPEVYEVPMLGGQNAQYIANALHAYKKGDRHFDTMRAIAVTLSDQDIADIAAYYAAQTPQSKNNPDK; encoded by the coding sequence ATGAACTATTTCGTCGGCAAACTTGCCGTGATTGCAGTGCTGTCCGGTCTTGCCGGCTTCGCGACCCAGGCGTCCGCCGACGTCGTGGGCAATGCAAAGGCCGCAGAGGGCAAGGTCGCGATGTGCATCGGCTGTCACGGCATTCCCGGCTATCGCACGGCTTACCCCGAGGTCTACGAGGTGCCGATGCTGGGCGGCCAGAATGCGCAGTACATTGCGAACGCACTGCACGCCTACAAGAAGGGCGACCGCCACTTCGACACCATGCGTGCCATCGCTGTGACGCTGTCGGATCAGGATATCGCGGATATCGCCGCGTATTACGCCGCGCAGACGCCGCAGTCGAAGAACAATCCCGACAAGTAA
- a CDS encoding MoxR family ATPase, with translation MRFEGSSQYVATDDLKLAVNAAMTLARPLLIKGEPGTGKTMLAEEVAGALGMPLLQWHIKSTTKAQQGLYEYDAVSRLRDSQLGDERVKDIRNYIVKGVLWQAFESDRQTVLLIDEIDKADIEFPNDLLRELDRMEFYVYETRELVKAKHRPLVIITSNNEKELPDAFLRRCFFHYIKFPDASTMKEIVEVHFPGIKQDLLAAAMQSFFELRNVSGLKKKPSTSELLDWLKLLLAEDIPPEALQSSDQKQIVPPLHGALLKNEQDVALFERLLYMNRHNR, from the coding sequence ATGCGCTTCGAAGGCTCATCGCAGTACGTCGCAACCGACGACCTCAAGCTCGCGGTGAACGCCGCGATGACGCTAGCGCGGCCCTTGCTCATCAAGGGCGAGCCCGGCACCGGCAAGACCATGCTCGCGGAGGAAGTGGCCGGCGCGCTCGGCATGCCGCTCTTGCAGTGGCATATCAAGTCGACGACGAAAGCCCAGCAAGGTCTTTACGAATACGACGCCGTCTCACGCCTGCGCGATTCGCAGCTTGGCGACGAGCGCGTGAAAGACATCCGCAATTACATCGTGAAGGGCGTGCTCTGGCAGGCGTTCGAGTCGGACCGTCAAACGGTGCTCTTGATCGACGAAATCGACAAGGCCGACATCGAGTTTCCGAACGACCTGCTGCGCGAACTCGACCGCATGGAGTTCTACGTCTACGAGACGCGCGAACTCGTGAAGGCGAAGCATCGGCCGCTCGTCATCATCACGTCGAACAACGAGAAGGAGCTGCCGGACGCGTTCCTGCGCCGCTGCTTCTTCCACTACATCAAGTTCCCCGATGCCTCGACAATGAAGGAAATCGTCGAAGTGCATTTCCCCGGCATCAAGCAGGACTTGCTCGCCGCCGCCATGCAGAGCTTCTTCGAACTGCGCAACGTCTCGGGGCTCAAGAAGAAGCCTTCGACGTCCGAACTGCTCGACTGGCTGAAGCTGCTGCTCGCCGAAGACATTCCGCCCGAGGCGTTGCAGTCGTCGGATCAGAAGCAGATCGTGCCGCCGCTGCACGGCGCGCTGCTCAAGAACGAACAGGACGTCGCCCTCTTCGAGCGGCTCTTGTACATGAACCGCCATAACCGCTAA
- a CDS encoding GNAT family protein, with product MSRWIEPVTLEGEHVRLVPLTVEHEQALAVASADGELWKLWYTSVPSPGTARAYIDAAIDMRDRLGAHPFAVIDAKTGDVVGSTRYFNVEAAHRRLEIGHTWYAKRVQRTALNTEAKLLLLGHAFEQLKAIAVEFRTHFMNHQSRAAIARLGAKQDGILRNHQIGRDGAYRDTVVFSIIESEWPAVRAHLKHRLDR from the coding sequence ATGAGCCGCTGGATCGAACCCGTCACGCTCGAAGGCGAGCACGTCAGGCTGGTGCCGTTGACCGTCGAGCACGAACAGGCGCTCGCCGTCGCCTCCGCCGATGGCGAGCTCTGGAAGCTCTGGTACACGAGCGTGCCTTCGCCCGGCACCGCGCGCGCCTATATCGACGCGGCCATCGACATGCGCGACCGGCTCGGTGCGCATCCGTTCGCGGTCATCGATGCCAAGACGGGCGACGTCGTCGGCTCCACGCGCTATTTCAACGTGGAAGCGGCGCACCGGCGGCTGGAAATCGGGCATACGTGGTACGCAAAGCGCGTGCAGCGCACCGCGCTCAATACCGAAGCGAAACTGCTGCTGCTCGGGCACGCGTTCGAACAACTGAAGGCCATTGCCGTGGAGTTCCGGACGCATTTCATGAACCACCAGTCGCGGGCTGCCATCGCGCGGCTGGGCGCCAAGCAGGACGGCATTCTGCGCAATCACCAGATCGGGCGGGACGGCGCGTATCGCGATACCGTCGTGTTCTCGATCATCGAATCGGAATGGCCGGCCGTGCGTGCGCATCTCAAGCACCGGCTCGACCGCTGA
- a CDS encoding VWA domain-containing protein: MLIDFFYSLRDAKLPVSVKEYLTLLEALKAQVISPSLDEFYFLARMTLVKDEKYFDKFDRAFGAYFHGVSQLPDEAFDIPLDWLRKRLDREFTPEEKKRIEALGGLDKLMARLKELMDEQKERHEGGNKWIGTGGTSPFGHGGYNPEGIRIGGESAGNRTAVKVWDERAFRDYDDQVEIGTRNIKVALRRLRRFAREGAAEELDLPDTIRSTAANAGWLDLKMVPERHNNVKVLMLLDVGGSMDDHIKRVEELFSAAKAEFKHLEFYYFHNCVYDYLWKNNRRRHTERTPTFDVLHKFTPDYKLIFVGDATMSPYEVLQPGGSVEYNNAEAGAVWLRRLADQFPHHAWLNPEPERLWEYRQSISAIRHVLGNRMYALTLSGLESAMRALSK; the protein is encoded by the coding sequence ATGCTGATCGATTTCTTCTACTCGCTGCGCGACGCGAAGCTGCCCGTGTCGGTGAAGGAATATCTGACGCTGCTCGAAGCGTTGAAGGCGCAAGTCATCTCGCCGTCGCTCGACGAGTTCTACTTCCTCGCGCGCATGACGCTCGTGAAGGACGAGAAGTACTTCGACAAGTTCGACCGCGCGTTCGGCGCGTACTTTCATGGCGTCTCGCAGTTGCCCGACGAAGCCTTCGACATTCCGCTCGACTGGCTCAGGAAGCGGCTCGACCGCGAGTTCACGCCCGAGGAGAAAAAGCGCATCGAGGCGCTCGGCGGGCTCGACAAGCTCATGGCGCGCCTCAAAGAGCTGATGGACGAGCAGAAGGAACGGCACGAAGGCGGCAACAAGTGGATCGGCACCGGCGGCACGTCGCCGTTCGGGCATGGCGGCTACAACCCGGAAGGCATCCGCATCGGCGGGGAATCGGCGGGCAATCGCACGGCGGTGAAGGTGTGGGACGAGCGCGCGTTTCGCGATTACGACGATCAGGTGGAAATCGGCACGCGCAACATCAAGGTCGCGCTGCGGCGCTTGCGGCGCTTCGCGCGCGAAGGCGCGGCCGAAGAGCTGGACTTGCCCGACACCATCCGCAGCACCGCGGCGAACGCGGGCTGGCTCGATCTCAAGATGGTGCCCGAGCGACACAACAACGTGAAAGTGCTGATGCTGCTCGATGTCGGCGGCTCCATGGACGATCACATCAAGCGCGTGGAAGAACTCTTCTCCGCCGCGAAGGCCGAGTTCAAGCATCTGGAGTTCTACTACTTCCACAACTGCGTCTACGACTATTTGTGGAAGAACAATCGCCGCCGACACACCGAGCGCACGCCGACCTTCGACGTGCTGCACAAGTTCACGCCGGACTACAAGTTGATCTTCGTCGGCGACGCGACGATGAGTCCCTACGAAGTGCTCCAGCCGGGCGGCTCCGTCGAATACAACAATGCCGAAGCCGGCGCCGTGTGGCTACGGCGGCTCGCCGATCAATTCCCGCATCACGCGTGGCTCAATCCCGAGCCCGAGCGGCTATGGGAATATCGGCAGTCCATTTCCGCGATTCGCCATGTGCTTGGCAACCGCATGTATGCGCTGACCCTGTCCGGCCTGGAAAGCGCCATGCGCGCGCTGTCCAAATAA
- a CDS encoding benzoate/H(+) symporter BenE family transporter, which yields MKATPSVAHAPLRPFADTSVSAVIAGFVAMMTGYTSSLVLMFQAGQAAHLSDAQISSWIWALSVGMALCTIGLSLRFRAPIVVAWSTPGAALLVTSLPNVPYAQAIGAFVVCAVLLTAVGVTGWFDALMKRIPSGIAAALLAGILFEIGIEIFRAAEHQTALVLAMFFTYLIVKRATPRYAIPATLAAGVAVAGALGLLDFSRFHVALAHPVFTMPAFSLSAIVSIGVPLFVVAMASQNVPGIAVLRADRYTTPSAPLIATTGIASLVLAPFGSHGVNLAAITAAICTGPEAHERHDRRYTAAVWCGVFYLIAGVFGATIAALFAAFPKALVVSVAALALFGSIMSGLTNAMQDVRQREPALVTFMVTASGLTLLSIGPAFWGLIAGVVTHVILNARRG from the coding sequence ATGAAAGCTACGCCGTCTGTCGCGCACGCCCCGCTGCGCCCTTTTGCCGATACATCGGTGTCCGCGGTCATCGCGGGATTCGTCGCGATGATGACCGGCTACACGAGCTCGCTCGTGCTGATGTTTCAGGCGGGACAGGCCGCGCATCTGTCGGACGCACAGATTTCGTCGTGGATCTGGGCGCTTTCCGTCGGCATGGCGTTGTGCACGATCGGGCTCTCGCTGCGTTTTCGCGCGCCGATTGTCGTCGCCTGGTCGACGCCCGGCGCGGCGCTGCTCGTCACGTCGCTGCCGAACGTGCCATATGCGCAAGCCATCGGCGCGTTCGTCGTCTGCGCGGTGTTGCTGACGGCGGTCGGCGTCACCGGCTGGTTCGACGCGCTCATGAAGCGCATTCCGTCGGGCATCGCGGCGGCGCTGCTCGCGGGCATCCTGTTCGAGATCGGCATCGAAATTTTCCGCGCGGCCGAGCATCAGACGGCGCTGGTGCTTGCAATGTTCTTCACGTACCTGATCGTCAAGCGCGCGACGCCGCGCTACGCCATTCCGGCCACGCTCGCGGCGGGCGTGGCGGTCGCGGGCGCGCTCGGCCTGCTCGACTTTTCGCGCTTTCACGTGGCGTTGGCGCATCCCGTTTTCACGATGCCTGCGTTCTCGCTTTCCGCCATCGTGAGCATCGGCGTGCCGCTTTTCGTCGTCGCGATGGCATCGCAGAACGTGCCCGGCATCGCCGTGCTCCGCGCCGACCGCTACACGACGCCCTCCGCGCCGCTCATCGCGACGACGGGTATCGCTTCGCTCGTGCTCGCGCCGTTCGGCTCGCACGGCGTGAATCTCGCGGCGATCACGGCCGCGATCTGCACCGGCCCCGAAGCGCACGAACGCCACGACCGGCGCTACACGGCGGCGGTGTGGTGCGGCGTCTTCTACCTGATCGCGGGCGTCTTCGGCGCGACCATCGCGGCGCTCTTCGCGGCGTTTCCGAAGGCGCTCGTGGTGTCGGTCGCGGCGCTCGCGCTGTTCGGCTCGATCATGAGCGGCCTCACCAACGCCATGCAGGACGTCCGCCAGCGCGAACCCGCGCTCGTCACGTTCATGGTGACGGCTTCCGGCCTCACGCTGCTTTCCATCGGGCCGGCGTTCTGGGGATTGATCGCGGGCGTCGTGACGCACGTCATTCTGAACGCCCGGCGCGGCTGA
- a CDS encoding energy transducer TonB, whose protein sequence is MALLDKLLARTAPPGAQKRKTIVRVLLDDAGHVQDVVLKMSCGDPEKDAHALDEVRKMRFARGQLGSGTVRRWHELAYAID, encoded by the coding sequence ATGGCTTTACTCGACAAACTGCTGGCGCGCACAGCGCCGCCCGGCGCCCAGAAGCGCAAGACGATCGTCCGCGTGCTGCTCGACGACGCCGGCCACGTTCAGGACGTCGTCCTGAAGATGAGCTGCGGCGATCCCGAAAAAGACGCGCACGCGCTGGACGAAGTCCGCAAGATGCGCTTTGCGCGCGGTCAATTGGGCTCCGGCACGGTGCGGCGCTGGCACGAACTCGCCTACGCCATCGACTGA
- the tal gene encoding transaldolase has protein sequence MTSALDQLKQYTTVVADTGDFQQFVQFKPEDATTNPSLILKAVQKDDYKPLLEKTVKEHAGKPMGQIIDHLLIAFGTEILKIVPGRVSTEVDARFSFDTKASIDKGREIIKLYEGAGIKRERVLIKLASTWEGIRAAEVLQKEGIRCNMTLLFSLAQAAACAEAGAQLISPFVGRIYDWYKKSAGAEWDEVKNGGANDPGVQSVRRIYSYYKKFGYKTEVMGASFRTVSQITELAGCDLLTISPDLLKKLADSDEKVERKLSPEQADNESIEKISVDEPTFRFALNEDAMATEKLSEGIRAFAADAIKLEKLIAALQ, from the coding sequence ATGACATCCGCTCTCGACCAGCTTAAGCAATACACCACCGTCGTTGCCGATACGGGCGACTTCCAGCAATTCGTTCAGTTCAAGCCGGAGGACGCGACTACCAATCCGTCGCTGATCCTGAAGGCCGTCCAGAAGGACGACTACAAGCCGCTGCTCGAGAAAACCGTCAAGGAGCACGCCGGCAAGCCGATGGGCCAGATCATCGACCATCTGCTGATCGCCTTTGGCACCGAAATCCTGAAGATCGTCCCGGGGCGCGTCTCGACCGAGGTCGACGCACGCTTTTCGTTCGACACGAAGGCGTCCATCGACAAGGGTCGCGAAATCATCAAGCTGTACGAAGGCGCGGGCATCAAGCGCGAGCGCGTGCTGATCAAGCTCGCGTCGACGTGGGAAGGCATCCGCGCGGCCGAAGTGCTGCAGAAGGAAGGCATCCGCTGCAACATGACCCTGCTCTTCTCGCTCGCACAGGCCGCGGCGTGCGCCGAAGCGGGCGCGCAGCTCATTTCGCCGTTCGTCGGCCGCATCTACGACTGGTACAAGAAGTCGGCCGGCGCCGAATGGGACGAAGTCAAGAACGGCGGCGCGAACGATCCGGGCGTGCAGTCGGTGCGCCGCATCTACTCGTACTACAAGAAATTCGGCTACAAGACTGAAGTCATGGGCGCGAGCTTCCGCACCGTGAGCCAGATCACCGAACTTGCCGGCTGCGACCTGCTGACGATCAGCCCGGACCTGCTGAAGAAACTGGCGGACAGCGACGAGAAGGTCGAACGCAAGCTGTCGCCGGAGCAGGCGGACAACGAGAGCATCGAGAAGATCAGCGTCGACGAGCCGACGTTCCGCTTCGCGCTCAACGAAGACGCCATGGCGACGGAAAAGCTCTCGGAAGGCATCCGCGCGTTCGCCGCCGACGCCATCAAGCTCGAAAAGCTGATCGCCGCGTTGCAGTAA
- a CDS encoding VOC family protein, producing the protein MQLDTYLFFNGECADALALYQAAFGAQIETLIRFRDTPDAANVPAEWHDKVMHALFSVGGTAIMVSDGQFGQPQRDYHGFTLSIGAEDAASGERTFNALSEGGTVLTPWQSTFFTAGFGMLKDRFGVPWLINVVNAVESAGAPQSPQPPQPQQNAAPQA; encoded by the coding sequence ATGCAACTGGATACGTATCTTTTCTTCAACGGAGAATGCGCGGACGCCCTCGCGCTTTATCAAGCCGCGTTCGGCGCGCAAATTGAAACGCTCATTCGTTTCCGCGACACGCCGGACGCCGCGAACGTGCCCGCCGAATGGCACGACAAAGTCATGCACGCGCTCTTCAGCGTGGGCGGCACGGCAATCATGGTGTCGGACGGCCAGTTCGGTCAGCCGCAGCGTGACTACCACGGTTTCACGCTGTCTATCGGCGCCGAAGACGCCGCGTCCGGCGAGCGCACGTTCAATGCATTGAGCGAAGGCGGCACGGTGCTCACGCCATGGCAGTCCACGTTCTTCACGGCGGGCTTCGGCATGCTCAAAGACCGCTTCGGTGTGCCTTGGCTCATTAACGTCGTCAACGCGGTGGAATCGGCCGGAGCGCCGCAATCGCCGCAACCGCCGCAGCCGCAGCAAAACGCGGCGCCGCAGGCCTGA